In the genome of Ancylomarina subtilis, one region contains:
- a CDS encoding HD family phosphohydrolase has product MKKYIRWIRQNTKVIYRVLLFIITLGVLSLIYPNIGNFRYEYQKGKPWMHETLIAPFDFAIHKTEAELAANRDSLLANFSPYYEYKPEVLVNVSNKFNADFDKKWNAYIQTEHFKNLNYNESSTSIEKKRIRLYFQDIISGIYDVGIIEASTDQLQIPEKINRSLNNISEKIETKSLYTPQTAYEFINKSLKDDFKDQNYHVFFQNLNLDTYLTPNLIYNEDMSEKVRNSMLSSISLTKGLVKAGTRITLIGDIIDDDTFRVLESLKREYESILGSSQSHYLIMGGQSLLILACLILLFLYLRNFRIQILEDNKKLLFILLLIVIFVGLSSLAMKFPIINIYIIPFVLIPVVLRTLLDSRSALFIFIISLLLNGFLAPNSFEFLFLQLSAGIMAIYSLPQLERRGQLVITAIITFFTYSIVYFAFAITQEGSIQEIEWKNFIWFAINGLLLTFSYSLIYIFEKLFGFISDVTLIELANQNHPVLRQLIQHAPGTFQHSLTVANLAEAAINEIGGNPLLVRTGALYHDIGKMKNPVYFIENQMTNRNPHDSLEFDKSAQVITDHVKYGIQIAKKHKLPQQIIDFIQTHHGAGRVQYFYTSFKNKYPDKEIDEEKFTYPGPDPFSKETAVLMMADSVEAASRSLKEKTPESIENLVISLIDKQISENRFEMADISFKNIHQVKKIFIQMLINIYHARIEYPKEIIRD; this is encoded by the coding sequence ATGAAAAAATACATTCGCTGGATTCGACAGAATACAAAAGTTATATACCGTGTTTTACTATTTATTATCACTCTAGGAGTCTTATCTCTAATATATCCGAATATAGGTAACTTCAGATATGAATATCAGAAAGGAAAACCATGGATGCACGAAACATTGATCGCACCATTTGACTTTGCCATTCATAAAACAGAAGCTGAGCTGGCTGCAAACAGAGACAGCCTTTTAGCTAATTTCTCCCCTTACTACGAATACAAACCTGAAGTTCTAGTTAATGTAAGCAATAAATTCAATGCTGATTTTGACAAGAAATGGAATGCTTACATTCAAACAGAGCATTTCAAAAATTTAAACTATAACGAATCAAGCACATCAATAGAAAAAAAACGTATTCGTCTCTATTTCCAAGACATTATATCAGGTATTTATGATGTCGGAATTATTGAGGCTTCAACAGACCAACTTCAAATTCCCGAAAAAATTAATCGTTCTCTGAATAATATTAGCGAAAAGATTGAAACCAAAAGCTTATACACACCTCAAACAGCCTACGAGTTTATAAACAAGAGTTTAAAAGATGATTTTAAGGATCAAAACTATCATGTTTTTTTCCAGAACTTAAATCTGGACACCTACTTAACACCGAATCTTATTTACAATGAGGATATGTCTGAGAAAGTTAGAAACAGCATGCTCAGCAGTATTTCTCTGACCAAAGGTTTAGTTAAAGCGGGGACCCGTATCACTTTAATTGGTGATATTATTGATGATGATACCTTTAGAGTTCTGGAATCTTTAAAAAGAGAATACGAGAGCATTCTGGGCTCCTCACAGAGCCATTATCTGATTATGGGAGGACAAAGTCTATTGATTTTAGCCTGTCTGATTTTGCTTTTCTTATACCTAAGGAACTTTCGAATACAGATACTGGAAGATAATAAGAAACTTCTGTTTATTTTGCTTCTGATTGTGATATTTGTCGGGCTTTCAAGCCTTGCTATGAAGTTCCCTATCATCAACATATACATCATCCCTTTTGTATTGATTCCCGTTGTTCTTAGAACGCTTCTCGATTCCAGATCGGCTCTGTTTATTTTTATTATTTCCTTGCTTTTAAATGGATTCTTAGCTCCCAATAGTTTTGAGTTTCTTTTCTTACAATTATCAGCAGGAATTATGGCTATTTACTCTTTGCCTCAACTTGAACGTAGGGGTCAACTTGTTATCACAGCCATAATTACTTTCTTCACTTATAGCATTGTTTATTTTGCTTTCGCCATTACTCAGGAGGGAAGCATTCAGGAAATTGAATGGAAGAATTTCATTTGGTTTGCCATCAACGGCCTTTTATTGACTTTCTCATATTCTCTTATTTACATTTTCGAAAAGCTTTTTGGTTTTATTTCCGATGTGACTTTAATTGAGCTCGCGAATCAAAACCACCCCGTTTTGCGCCAATTGATTCAGCATGCACCCGGAACTTTTCAACATTCCCTAACCGTAGCCAATTTAGCTGAGGCTGCAATTAACGAAATCGGTGGTAATCCCCTTTTGGTGAGAACCGGGGCTCTTTATCATGATATTGGGAAAATGAAAAACCCGGTATATTTCATTGAAAATCAAATGACCAATAGGAATCCTCATGATAGTCTGGAATTTGACAAATCGGCACAAGTCATTACCGACCATGTTAAATATGGTATACAAATCGCAAAGAAACACAAATTACCACAACAAATTATCGATTTCATTCAAACTCATCATGGTGCAGGACGTGTGCAGTATTTCTATACCTCTTTCAAAAATAAATATCCCGATAAGGAGATTGATGAAGAAAAGTTCACTTACCCCGGACCAGATCCATTTTCAAAGGAAACAGCTGTGCTAATGATGGCTGACTCCGTAGAAGCAGCGTCAAGAAGTCTGAAAGAAAAAACACCTGAAAGTATCGAAAATTTGGTTATCAGTCTTATTGACAAACAGATTTCTGAAAATCGTTTTGAAATGGCAGATATTAGTTTTAAAAATATTCACCAAGTCAAAAAGATATTCATCCAAATGCTAATTAATATTTATCACGCCAGAATAGAATATCCTAAAGAGATAATCCGAGACTAA
- a CDS encoding Zn-dependent hydrolase yields the protein MKRYTLYCLSFFMLLLSFSACQSPKKEVKTTKDTVMQRKLANYAKVKLNADLSSLSEGHVKLLSHLLKAADAIDELYWKQAYGDKNALLNKIGNDPDMKAYAMINYGPWDRLDGNAPFTDDFPPRPLGIGFFPSDINQNDFFAIPGNEKFEPLTIVKKDAQGNLKVVPYHKAYKDQISKAVDHIRKGAEFCDCPDFKKYLLQRAEDLLTDNFEKSDALWLNLKDNKIDFIAGPIENIEDHLIWTKYSYGAFILLRNMEWTDEVKKFSLLLPYLQKNLPVEDKYKSETPVENSDIVIYDVLYNSGYCNAGNKLIGLNLPIGTERVVAHSRKVHFKNVVEAKFQKILQPITNLVIDEKQRKHVKFNSFFQNTIFYEISNSLGISQTINNKGSVKDALKEHHAIIRELKNDVLRMFFITKLHEMNELKDVDLMDNYVTHMADVFRSVRFGVTDAQGVANMIRFNYFKEQEAFKYDSKTGTYKINDYKMKKAIESLSKLVLEIQGNGDYEKAAELIQDKGYIHNELLNDLYRIQRAHIPKDIVYDQGDQLAME from the coding sequence ATGAAACGTTATACCCTTTATTGCCTAAGTTTCTTCATGCTTCTTTTATCTTTCAGTGCCTGTCAATCCCCAAAAAAAGAAGTAAAAACCACAAAAGACACAGTCATGCAACGTAAGTTGGCTAATTATGCTAAAGTTAAGCTAAATGCTGATTTAAGCAGCTTATCTGAAGGGCATGTCAAACTGCTCTCTCACCTCTTAAAAGCTGCAGATGCCATTGATGAATTATACTGGAAACAAGCTTATGGTGATAAAAATGCGCTTCTAAATAAAATTGGTAATGATCCTGATATGAAAGCATACGCCATGATTAATTATGGTCCCTGGGATAGATTAGATGGTAACGCTCCTTTCACTGACGATTTCCCTCCTCGCCCACTTGGTATCGGTTTTTTCCCAAGTGACATCAACCAAAATGATTTCTTTGCAATCCCTGGAAATGAAAAATTTGAGCCATTAACAATTGTAAAAAAAGATGCACAAGGAAATCTGAAAGTTGTGCCTTATCACAAAGCCTATAAAGATCAAATAAGTAAAGCTGTTGATCATATTCGTAAAGGTGCCGAGTTTTGTGACTGTCCTGATTTTAAAAAATATTTATTGCAGCGTGCAGAAGATTTATTAACCGATAACTTTGAAAAAAGTGACGCACTTTGGTTGAATTTGAAAGATAATAAAATTGACTTTATTGCTGGGCCTATTGAAAATATCGAAGATCATTTGATCTGGACAAAATACTCTTATGGCGCCTTCATTTTATTAAGAAATATGGAATGGACAGATGAAGTTAAAAAATTCTCCCTACTTCTTCCATACTTGCAAAAGAACTTACCTGTAGAAGATAAGTACAAGTCTGAAACACCTGTAGAAAATTCAGATATTGTGATTTACGATGTATTGTACAATTCAGGTTATTGCAATGCAGGGAATAAACTAATTGGGTTGAATCTTCCAATTGGAACTGAACGTGTGGTCGCCCATTCCAGAAAAGTTCACTTCAAGAATGTTGTTGAAGCAAAATTCCAAAAAATCCTGCAACCTATTACTAATCTTGTCATCGATGAGAAACAAAGAAAACATGTCAAGTTTAACTCTTTCTTCCAAAATACAATCTTTTATGAGATCAGTAACAGTCTTGGAATTTCACAAACAATAAATAATAAGGGAAGCGTTAAAGACGCACTTAAGGAACATCACGCAATTATTCGCGAACTTAAAAATGATGTACTGAGAATGTTCTTCATTACCAAATTGCACGAAATGAATGAACTTAAAGATGTTGATCTGATGGATAACTATGTAACACATATGGCCGACGTTTTCCGTTCAGTCCGATTTGGGGTTACAGATGCACAGGGGGTTGCGAATATGATTCGTTTCAATTATTTCAAAGAGCAAGAAGCTTTTAAATACGACTCAAAAACCGGAACATATAAAATTAACGATTATAAAATGAAGAAAGCAATTGAGTCACTATCCAAATTAGTTTTAGAGATTCAGGGAAATGGCGATTATGAAAAAGCTGCTGAATTAATTCAGGATAAAGGTTATATTCATAACGAACTTCTTAACGACTTATATCGCATTCAAAGAGCTCACATTCCTAAGGATATAGTTTACGATCAAGGTGATCAACTTGCTATGGAATAA
- a CDS encoding TonB-dependent receptor plug domain-containing protein, whose product MQKFLLILLLLICSFASQSQTIKIINKKTQLPIEDVYIYTQKTSTNSSKIGQADLSKFSKDAIIFFQHPSFQNLHLPYKTIAEEKFIVQLTPQLFKINEVTIAANKWEQNPKEVPVNLIQIDNKAIRNSEVSTSADLLKESGQIFIQKSQMGGGSPMIRGFAANRVLIVLDGVRLNNAIYRSGNLQNLLNIDPNSLESAEVILGPGSVIYGSDAIGGVMDFHTIKPQLSTDSSINFQLNHKTRYASANHELGFHTRYFVGNHKWSYAGNISHSDYSDLTMGRNGTNQYNRTEYVIRENDVDEIVKNSKPYVQEGSQFNQLNIIQKLRYNVSKNTDLQYNFLYSSTSDIPRYDRLTQYSGDKLKYAEWYYGPQRLQFHSLNLTNKNTNALFDNFKLISAYQTYEESRHSRKLNNNDISKRFEALDIFSTNLDFNKKLNSEIDLFYGFEYLYNYLNSTAYKKNVLNSTTSPLASRYPDNSSYSSLASYTNVKWKPNDMWTFNGGLRYSHVWIKSKLNKDFYTFPFTSLNLNTGALNGSLGATLQTNNNYLLKLNMTTGFRAPNIDDIGKVFDSEPGKVVVPNKDLKSEYAYNFDFSLSKNITKDFFIDFNAFYSILKDAMVRRDFTFDGQSTLMYDGVESQVQAIVNDDKAIVYGLSLKAKAQLSSNFILDAYYNRSKGEYKDGTPVRHVPPTFASVALKFKSKKLKSKLSIDYNGEIANRDLADTEKSKAYMYAKDRNGLPYSPEWVCVNLNNSYVFRDKIILGFSIENIFDTAYRPYSSGISAPGRNFILSLAFEIK is encoded by the coding sequence ATGCAAAAATTTCTACTCATCCTGCTCCTATTAATCTGTTCATTTGCATCTCAATCACAGACGATTAAAATTATAAATAAGAAAACTCAGCTACCCATTGAGGATGTCTATATTTACACTCAAAAAACATCTACTAATAGTTCAAAAATTGGGCAAGCCGATTTATCAAAATTCTCTAAAGACGCAATCATATTTTTTCAGCATCCCTCGTTTCAGAATTTACATTTGCCTTATAAAACCATTGCAGAAGAAAAATTCATTGTCCAACTTACACCACAACTGTTTAAAATAAATGAGGTAACCATTGCAGCGAATAAATGGGAACAAAACCCCAAAGAAGTTCCGGTGAATTTAATTCAAATTGATAATAAAGCAATCAGAAACAGTGAAGTATCAACCTCAGCTGATTTACTAAAAGAAAGCGGACAGATCTTTATTCAAAAGAGTCAAATGGGAGGTGGAAGCCCAATGATTAGAGGATTTGCTGCTAATAGGGTATTAATTGTTCTCGATGGTGTGCGCTTGAATAATGCCATCTATAGATCCGGAAACCTACAAAACCTTCTTAATATCGATCCAAACAGCCTGGAATCAGCCGAAGTTATTCTGGGCCCGGGTTCCGTTATTTATGGTAGCGATGCCATTGGTGGTGTCATGGATTTTCATACCATTAAACCTCAATTATCTACCGACAGCTCTATAAACTTCCAATTAAATCACAAAACCAGATATGCCTCAGCAAATCACGAATTAGGCTTTCATACCCGTTATTTTGTTGGAAATCATAAATGGAGCTATGCGGGAAACATTAGTCATTCTGACTATTCCGATTTAACAATGGGACGTAATGGCACCAACCAATACAATAGAACCGAATACGTTATCAGAGAGAATGATGTGGATGAAATTGTGAAAAACTCAAAACCTTATGTCCAGGAAGGAAGTCAGTTTAATCAACTAAATATCATCCAAAAACTAAGATATAACGTTTCGAAAAACACAGATTTACAGTATAACTTTCTCTATTCTTCCACCTCTGATATTCCCCGTTACGACAGATTAACACAATACTCCGGTGATAAACTGAAATATGCCGAATGGTATTATGGCCCGCAAAGATTACAATTCCATTCGTTAAATCTCACCAACAAAAACACCAATGCTCTATTCGATAACTTTAAACTTATCTCAGCCTATCAAACTTACGAAGAAAGTCGACATTCCAGAAAATTGAATAACAATGATATTAGTAAACGTTTTGAGGCTCTGGATATTTTCTCAACCAATCTGGATTTTAATAAAAAACTGAATTCTGAAATTGATTTATTTTATGGCTTTGAATATTTATACAATTACTTAAATTCAACAGCCTATAAAAAGAATGTCCTAAACTCAACAACTTCTCCTTTAGCAAGTCGGTATCCGGATAACTCAAGCTATTCCAGCTTGGCATCCTATACAAATGTAAAATGGAAACCCAATGATATGTGGACATTTAATGGTGGGTTGCGTTATTCCCATGTCTGGATAAAATCAAAACTCAACAAGGATTTCTATACTTTTCCTTTCACCAGTCTTAATTTAAATACCGGAGCTTTAAATGGGAGTTTAGGCGCAACCTTACAAACCAATAATAACTATTTATTAAAACTAAATATGACAACCGGTTTTAGAGCGCCAAATATCGATGATATTGGTAAGGTTTTCGACTCTGAACCTGGTAAGGTTGTTGTTCCCAATAAGGATTTAAAATCAGAATATGCCTACAACTTTGATTTTAGCCTTAGTAAAAATATCACCAAAGACTTTTTTATCGACTTCAATGCATTTTACTCCATCTTAAAAGATGCAATGGTACGACGAGACTTTACATTTGATGGACAATCTACTTTGATGTATGATGGTGTGGAAAGTCAGGTGCAAGCCATAGTTAATGACGACAAAGCCATTGTTTATGGCTTAAGCCTAAAAGCTAAAGCACAACTCTCATCAAATTTCATACTGGATGCCTATTACAACCGTTCTAAGGGAGAATACAAAGATGGAACACCTGTGAGACATGTACCGCCTACTTTTGCTTCTGTAGCTTTGAAATTTAAGTCAAAAAAATTAAAATCGAAGCTATCAATTGATTACAATGGTGAAATTGCCAATCGAGATTTAGCTGATACAGAAAAAAGCAAGGCTTACATGTATGCAAAAGATCGCAATGGTCTTCCCTACTCCCCGGAATGGGTTTGCGTCAACTTAAATAACAGCTATGTGTTTAGAGATAAAATTATTTTAGGCTTCAGCATCGAAAATATCTTTGACACAGCTTACCGTCCCTATTCGTCAGGAATATCTGCTCCCGGGAGAAATTTTATTTTGAGTTTAGCTTTTGAAATAAAATAA
- a CDS encoding cation:proton antiporter → MVEFGSYPLIIAGCLIILLSFLFSKLAYKTNIPSVLMLIGLGVLIQYGLKLIHVHEINFFPILEVIGIIGLIMIVLEAALELELKKEKTELIVKSLLIAGLGLVVSLFAASAIIHYSIPEMDWLTSLLYATPLSILSSAIIIPSVGKLSEEKKEFHVYESTFSDIIGIMIFYFMLNLVEYQNPTPISDSVIMHPTFSFIISTGVSLLVAFLASYILLYIFQFINDGARLFLLISLLILLYAVGKMLHLSPLIIILVFGVIVQNNELFYRGFLRKYLHVEKFEILQRELHIITRESAFVVRTFFFVIFGASIVVSSIFNFRVLEVSLLLLVSIYAIRWLFLRAFMGIDIFPQLWIAPRGLITVLLYYAIPPEYGSESFDSGILLFIIIATSLVMTFGLIGSAKIQDIPLVINPIIDEDKFDDEPSHDVINKSEKESIKE, encoded by the coding sequence ATGGTAGAATTCGGCTCATATCCTTTAATTATTGCAGGCTGCTTAATCATTTTGCTCTCTTTTCTTTTTTCTAAGTTGGCTTATAAAACGAATATACCTTCAGTTTTAATGCTGATTGGTTTAGGTGTTCTGATACAGTATGGGTTGAAATTGATTCATGTACATGAAATTAATTTTTTTCCAATTCTTGAAGTGATTGGGATTATTGGTTTGATTATGATTGTGCTGGAAGCAGCACTCGAATTGGAACTGAAAAAAGAGAAGACAGAGTTGATTGTAAAATCCCTGCTGATTGCCGGTCTGGGATTAGTTGTGTCATTGTTTGCAGCTTCTGCAATCATACATTATTCGATTCCTGAGATGGATTGGTTGACGTCTTTGTTGTATGCCACGCCTTTATCAATTTTATCCAGTGCGATTATAATTCCAAGTGTTGGAAAGCTTAGTGAAGAAAAAAAGGAGTTTCATGTTTATGAGAGTACATTTTCGGATATTATTGGGATTATGATTTTCTATTTTATGCTCAATTTGGTGGAGTATCAGAATCCCACACCAATATCAGATTCGGTAATCATGCACCCCACGTTTAGTTTTATTATTAGTACCGGCGTTTCTCTGCTTGTTGCTTTTTTAGCGAGTTATATTCTCTTGTATATTTTCCAGTTTATTAATGATGGGGCACGTTTATTCTTGTTAATCTCACTTCTGATTTTGCTGTATGCCGTTGGAAAAATGTTGCATTTATCTCCATTAATTATTATTCTGGTTTTTGGAGTTATAGTTCAGAATAATGAACTTTTTTATCGAGGTTTTCTTCGTAAGTATTTGCATGTAGAGAAGTTTGAAATACTTCAACGTGAGCTTCATATCATAACCAGAGAGTCAGCCTTTGTTGTTCGAACTTTCTTTTTTGTGATTTTTGGAGCGAGTATTGTTGTTTCCAGTATTTTTAATTTTAGGGTTTTAGAAGTCAGTCTACTCCTGTTAGTTAGTATATATGCAATTCGTTGGCTGTTTCTTCGTGCTTTTATGGGAATTGATATTTTCCCACAACTTTGGATTGCACCACGAGGCTTAATAACTGTGTTACTGTATTATGCAATTCCTCCAGAATATGGGAGTGAATCTTTTGATTCAGGAATACTCTTGTTTATCATCATCGCCACCAGCTTAGTTATGACATTTGGTTTGATTGGTTCTGCAAAAATACAGGACATTCCCTTAGTTATTAATCCAATTATCGATGAGGATAAATTCGATGATGAACCTTCTCATGATGTGATAAATAAATCTGAAAAAGAATCTATTAAGGAATAG
- a CDS encoding PepSY-associated TM helix domain-containing protein, with translation MKNWTKFFKKHHKWPSLVLSFFILLFAVSGIVMNHREAFSSVDVNRDYLGSEYQYHNWNKAAVKSALKLEGDTALIYGNIGVWKTTDNYQTFENFNQGFPEGIDNAKIEKLLRTSSGDIYAGTLKGLYKFQNDAWMKIELPVSEKRVVDLIEMKGEFYVLTRSNLLKKDSNGFEKIKLLAKSDYDGKISLFKTLWEIHSGEAFGLIGKLFVDFIGLIFILLSISGLIYFIYPKWIKRLKAKSKNVKGKAKFLKFNLKWHNRLGYWMIIFLILSALTGMFLRPPLLISIANAKVDKLPFTHLDDPNPWYDQLRRIAYDEELNRVLLATNEAIYYSDDLFETAPVLFSSQAPVSVMGVNVFEVIKPGQYLIGSFSGLFYWIPERNLNFDYFTKKPYVAVKQMGPPISAHPIAGYLRDTNGREFVFDYNLGVGNMTDDRHFVKMPQQVREAPISLWNLCLEIHTGRIYQYLFGKFYILFIPLAGLTILWILITGLVLFLKRKKKY, from the coding sequence ATGAAGAATTGGACTAAGTTTTTTAAAAAACATCATAAGTGGCCATCTCTGGTTCTCTCTTTTTTTATCCTCTTATTTGCCGTTTCCGGTATTGTGATGAATCATAGGGAAGCCTTCTCGTCAGTAGATGTTAATCGCGATTATTTGGGAAGTGAATACCAGTATCATAATTGGAATAAGGCGGCAGTGAAATCTGCCTTAAAGCTTGAAGGTGATACGGCTCTTATTTATGGCAATATAGGTGTTTGGAAAACGACCGATAATTATCAAACTTTTGAGAATTTTAATCAAGGATTTCCCGAGGGAATAGATAATGCCAAGATTGAAAAACTACTTCGAACCAGTTCTGGAGATATTTATGCCGGGACGCTAAAGGGACTTTATAAGTTTCAGAATGATGCCTGGATGAAAATTGAATTACCTGTTTCAGAAAAGCGGGTGGTCGATTTGATTGAGATGAAGGGGGAGTTCTATGTTCTGACCCGTTCCAATTTGCTTAAGAAAGATTCAAATGGTTTCGAGAAAATTAAGCTCTTAGCAAAATCGGATTATGATGGGAAAATATCTTTGTTTAAAACACTTTGGGAAATTCATTCAGGAGAAGCTTTTGGTTTAATAGGAAAACTATTTGTCGATTTTATAGGTTTGATTTTTATTCTTCTTTCAATTTCAGGTCTCATCTATTTCATTTATCCTAAATGGATAAAACGACTAAAAGCTAAGAGTAAAAATGTAAAAGGAAAAGCTAAATTTCTAAAATTTAATCTGAAATGGCACAATCGTTTGGGATATTGGATGATTATTTTTCTGATACTATCTGCACTGACGGGGATGTTTTTACGTCCCCCCTTATTAATTTCTATTGCAAATGCCAAAGTTGATAAATTACCCTTCACACATCTCGATGACCCTAATCCCTGGTACGATCAATTGAGGCGAATTGCATACGACGAAGAATTAAATCGCGTTCTCTTAGCTACTAATGAGGCTATTTATTATTCGGATGATTTATTTGAAACAGCACCGGTATTGTTCTCATCTCAGGCACCTGTTTCAGTTATGGGAGTCAATGTATTTGAGGTGATTAAGCCCGGGCAATATCTCATTGGCTCATTTTCAGGCTTGTTTTATTGGATTCCTGAACGAAACTTAAATTTCGATTATTTTACAAAGAAACCGTATGTGGCAGTTAAACAAATGGGACCACCTATCTCAGCACATCCGATAGCAGGATATTTGCGAGATACTAACGGACGGGAGTTTGTTTTCGATTATAATCTGGGTGTCGGAAATATGACGGATGATAGGCATTTTGTTAAGATGCCTCAGCAAGTTCGGGAAGCACCGATATCATTATGGAACCTTTGTCTCGAAATTCATACTGGGCGTATCTATCAATACCTTTTCGGTAAATTTTACATTTTGTTTATACCTCTGGCTGGTTTGACTATACTTTGGATTTTGATCACAGGTTTAGTTTTATTTCTAAAACGAAAGAAAAAATACTAA
- the hcp gene encoding hydroxylamine reductase translates to MAMFCYQCQEAAKGTGCTVKGVCGKTDEVANIQDLLMYVMKGISVFSTKAREAGIENDKVNNFIMNGLFMTITNANFDKVKFVDAIRNGLKLREEIKTQAESAGLTFENLHHSATWFADAENDFDAKARVIGVLSTENEDIRSLRELLIYGLKGFAAYAEHAYNLGVEKAEMYAFMQKALQATTDDTLSADDLVALVMECGANGVTAMATLDEANTGAYGNPEITEVNIGVSDKPGILISGHDLKDMEELLKQTEGTGVDVYTHSEMLPANYYPAFKKYEHFVGNYGNAWWKQNEEFETFNGPILFTTNCIVPPKADSTYQDKVYTTGASGFPGFKHIEADENGKKDFSEIIELAKKCAAPTEIENGTIVGGFAHNQVMQLADKVVDAVKSGAIRKFFVMAGCDGRMKGRDYYTEFAAALPKDTVILTAGCAKYRYNKLELGDIGGIPRVLDAGQCNDSYSLAVIAMKLKEVFELNDINDLPIAYNIAWYEQKAVIVLLALLSLGVKNIHLGPTLPAFLSPNVAKILIDTFGIGGIGTVDEDMKMFLN, encoded by the coding sequence ATGGCTATGTTTTGTTATCAGTGCCAAGAGGCAGCTAAAGGAACCGGATGTACAGTTAAAGGTGTTTGTGGAAAAACCGATGAGGTTGCAAACATTCAGGATTTATTGATGTATGTGATGAAAGGTATTTCTGTTTTCAGTACCAAAGCTCGTGAAGCAGGTATTGAAAATGATAAAGTGAACAACTTTATTATGAATGGTTTGTTCATGACTATTACCAATGCCAATTTTGATAAAGTAAAGTTTGTTGATGCGATTCGAAATGGTCTTAAGCTACGTGAAGAGATCAAAACTCAAGCCGAATCTGCTGGGCTTACTTTCGAAAACCTACACCATTCTGCAACATGGTTTGCCGATGCGGAAAACGATTTTGATGCAAAAGCTCGTGTGATTGGTGTGCTTTCTACTGAAAATGAAGATATTCGTTCTTTAAGAGAATTGTTGATATACGGATTGAAAGGTTTTGCCGCTTATGCCGAGCATGCTTATAATCTTGGCGTTGAAAAAGCTGAAATGTACGCTTTCATGCAAAAAGCTTTACAAGCAACTACTGATGATACATTAAGTGCTGACGATTTAGTCGCTCTTGTTATGGAATGTGGTGCCAATGGTGTGACAGCTATGGCAACACTTGACGAAGCGAATACAGGTGCTTATGGTAACCCTGAAATTACAGAGGTAAACATAGGTGTTAGTGATAAGCCAGGTATTCTAATTTCAGGTCATGATCTTAAGGATATGGAAGAGCTATTGAAGCAAACCGAAGGAACTGGTGTTGATGTTTACACTCACTCTGAGATGTTACCAGCCAACTATTATCCAGCATTTAAAAAGTACGAGCACTTTGTAGGTAACTACGGAAATGCATGGTGGAAGCAAAACGAAGAGTTCGAAACATTTAACGGACCGATTTTGTTCACAACCAACTGTATTGTTCCTCCTAAGGCGGATTCAACATACCAGGATAAAGTATACACAACTGGAGCTTCCGGTTTCCCAGGATTCAAGCATATTGAAGCGGATGAAAACGGAAAGAAAGACTTCTCTGAAATTATTGAGTTAGCTAAGAAATGTGCTGCTCCAACTGAGATTGAAAACGGAACAATTGTTGGTGGATTTGCTCACAATCAGGTGATGCAACTAGCAGACAAAGTTGTTGATGCGGTTAAGTCCGGAGCTATTCGTAAGTTCTTTGTGATGGCAGGTTGCGATGGTCGTATGAAAGGTCGTGATTACTATACTGAATTTGCTGCAGCCCTTCCAAAGGACACTGTAATCTTAACAGCAGGTTGTGCTAAGTATCGTTACAATAAGCTGGAGTTAGGTGATATTGGAGGTATTCCAAGAGTATTGGATGCAGGTCAGTGTAACGATTCATATTCATTAGCTGTGATTGCAATGAAATTGAAAGAAGTTTTTGAATTAAACGATATTAATGATTTACCAATTGCATACAATATTGCATGGTACGAGCAAAAAGCTGTTATCGTATTGTTGGCTCTTCTTTCATTAGGTGTTAAGAATATTCACCTGGGACCAACATTGCCAGCTTTCCTTTCTCCCAATGTGGCTAAAATATTGATCGATACTTTTGGAATTGGTGGAATTGGTACTGTTGACGAGGACATGAAAATGTTTTTAAACTAA